The following coding sequences are from one Humulus lupulus chromosome X, drHumLupu1.1, whole genome shotgun sequence window:
- the LOC133805324 gene encoding histone-lysine N-methyltransferase ASHH2 isoform X2 yields MKSWFNEMGLCENSVIVEEPVCLSLSGHHLCSEFLVQSVSDQHYSSGLSHQLIDSNMDLATGPSRCLDLASNNETTCLCSDHIAEECTVNGDILRGENESTKVMTLENLSKNDSGDDRDCLNENYIDIDVCTMERGGDCLKESKPQGEDGLGNAVGNCDIPTEAAGFPLNFNGDQQVDTTQELIVNGDMLTEHNKNTDLFPLEFALKNDSGDSRVCMNENHSDTDVCSTEMAGEYFNGSKPHIEDGLGNLGGECELSSEVISLSGLSMNCDQQVDTTQLRTVNAYTWAGDIENSSVLALDHFSENDPGYSRVCLNENLGEIGVCTNQRGRECLEESSVLGEDVLGDCEVPSGVISVTGLPINCDQQVEQTDDKIDKYLSVEVIEDKGNVVAEVNSDLCEKESPLHDCESLELVPLNGVLGNTFKQKEQDFESVCASSLENLSVKIVDSVGSEDDMCNMVAPLQHGGIFSEASCSGEEVSNCDLKNDKNNCISCILVESSTEAVQMESNIETANHVSLSTSTDNIYKYESPSICVQQCEQNSDRSVDTPHTKQVMEFVEEKSDVSIDTKVVGQEMLPNKEIACNLYESSSFMPSKCVIEKSGSLQSSQPLGVVNDDSSGRLDVADQLGSHIYGPINSSSQVEWYSQTDYQGKDNEKIDYVSETKSFDIVSSTAQRNSRRGRSIRKTFTTKTTRKGKTKVPIPSGGIKIAVQGRKKRSCLSKSARSSAWGSLGNVTQLFENSNGLEVINQGSLKANGGRKSGKQKKKGATIRSQGSRRKSSASNTNIRLKVKMGKDECQSFMTAMVPEVVDTSASSTANGCDFGTELCLESAKVANDAEDDWRKDEITTEFKCLSTNPSDFLNDLDSNVVSEKSSKKGRDYFGVSSHMVDSSGGATDDRCKDPGTSPDSEVINLIPDAHVDFRSHDDFHGAVTSPKDIATTGDLISNKNAKKKNKLSGLGNSIEEEKSLHPLRMNKSKPLKLYERKQNSNSGISSSENLISSARANASSNSSSNMDPLHLSEETAAATITAEIFQVESGTEVEIPSNQDTGADLSKLQNSKSSFPDAKTKGHKIRKGKTQGSDSGIKSVNVCSQKETQRSSVGKKNTKEKSVCGNITCKEESQPEAGVHVGDGKVKANSGENLACLEPKPNMLPGSTGEQYFPLRNAWVSCDNCHKWRRIPAEDADTIEEIKCTWTCKDNMDKSFADCSIPQEKSNADINAELELSDASGEEDVSGILVNHEVLECKRPRDPKKTAACVSIRTNQYLHRSRKTQTIDEMMICQCKPPSDGRLGCGDDCLNRVLNIECMQGTCPCRDLCSNQQFQKRKYAKLEKFRCGKKGYGLKLLEDISKGQFLIEYVGEVLDMQAYVARQKEYALKGHKHFYFMTLNCNEVIDACVKGNKGRFINHSCDPNCQTEKWMVNGEICIGLFALRDIKKGEEVTFDYNYVRVFGAAAKKCYCGSPQCRGYIGGDPLNKGDGSQSGSDEDYPVPTMLPDDGEGGLMHKASSCNDVIAPISESNLDKRDERDKYTAALGKLEISTGKEDSMNYSASVISHVDDALELDLKGKLSISDETLEISQQRDDVTCKLIPSVHEKSSSSSQRFNRTSPVEVLSKSLRDGVDGNRRSKSDIADDRLLSSKAHPNMKTSHSSNVLKKGKVKINSPNASKVQMLTKKSQVLHIRPKKAIEGSFGNRFEEVEEKLNDLLDANGGISKRKDAPKGYLKLLYHTAKSGDSANGEPIQRNRDLSMILDALLKTKSRLVLTDIINNNGLRMLHNIMKQYKADFKKIPILRKLLKFYGVNSVTDRAR; encoded by the exons ATGAAAAGCTGGTTCAATGAAATGGGTTTGTGTGAGAATTCGGTTATAGTTGAAGAACCCGTCTGCTTGTCACTTTCCGGGCATCATTTATGCTCGGAGTTTCTGGTGCAATCCGTATCCGATCAGCACTATAGTTCGGGGCTTTCTCACCAGTTAATTGATTCAAACATGGACCTTGCGACCGGACCTAGCAGGTGCTTGGACTTGGCTAGCAATAACGAAACTACTTGTTTATGTTCTGATCATATTGCAGAGGAGTGTACTGTTAACGGAGATATACTGAGAGGGGAGAATGAGAGTACAAAAGTAATGACATTGGAAAATTTGTCGAAAAATGACTCTGGAGATGATAGGGATTGTTTGAACGAGAATTACATTGACATAGATGTTTGTACTATGGAAAGGGGCGGGGATTGCTTAAAGGAAAGCAAGCCACAGGGTGAAGATGGCTTGGGAAATGCAGTAGGGAACTGTGACATACCCACGGAAGCTGCTGGTTTTCCGTTGAACTTTAACGGAGATCAGCAGGTTGATACCACACAGGAGCTTATTGTTAATGGAGATATGTTGACTGAGCATAATAAAAATACAGATCTTTTTCCATTGGAGTTTGCGTTGAAAAATGACTCCGGGGACAGTAGGGTTTGTATGAACGAGAATCACAGTGACACTGATGTTTGTTCTACGGAAATGGCCGGGGAATACTTCAACGGAAGCAAGCCACACATTGAAGATGGCCTGGGAAATCTAGGAGGGGAGTGTGAGTTATCGTCGGAAGTTATATCTTTAAGTGGTTTGTCAATGAACTGTGATCAGCAGGTTGATACTACACAGCTGCGTACTGTTAATGCATATACATGGGCAGGGGATATTGAAAATTCAAGTGTTTTGGCATTAGATCATTTTTCGGAAAATGACCCTGGATACAGCAGGGTTTGTTTGAACGAGAATCTTGGTGAAATTGGTGTTTGTACTAATCAGAGGGGTAGGGAATGTTTGGAGGAAAGCAGTGTTCTAGGTGAAGATGTCTTGGGAGATTGTGAAGTACCCTCGGGAGTTATATCTGTTACTGGTTTGCCAATAAACTGTGATCAGCAGGTTGAGCAGACCGATGATAAAATTGACAAATATCTTTCTGTGGAGGTGATTGAAGATAAAGGTAATGTTGTAGCTGAGGTGAACAGTGATTTGTGTGAAAAGGAATCTCCGTTACATGATTGTGAAAGTTTAGAATTGGTACCCCTGAATGGTGTGCTAGGTAACACTTTCAAACAAAAGGAGCAGGATTTTGAGAGTGTTTGTGCTTCTTCCTTGGAAAATTTAAGTGTTAAGATTGTTGATTCTGTTGGGTCAGAAGATGACATGTGTAACATGGTGGCACCCTTACAGCACGGTGGAATATTTTCAGAAGCATCATGTTCTGGCGAAGAAGTGAGTAATTGTGACTTGAAGAATGATAAAAATAACTGCATCAGTTGTATCTTGGTGGAGAGTAGTACCGAAGCTGTTCAAATGGAAAGCAATATTGAGACGGCCAACCATGTGTCACTTTCCACAAGTACGGACAATATATACAAGTATGAGTCACCAAGTATTTGTGTCCAACAGTGTGAGCAGAATAGTGATAGAAGTGTTGATACTCCCCATACTAAACAGGTTATGGAGTTTGTTGAAGAAAAAAGTGATGTAAGTATAGATACAAAAGTTGTTGGACAGGAGATGCTTCCTAATAAAGAAATTGCATGCAATCTCTACGAAAGCTCCTCTTTCATGCCTTCCAAATGTGTAATTGAAAAATCTGGTTCTTTGCAATCTTCTCAACCCCTGGGTGTTGTTAATGACGACTCTTCTGGAAGGTTGGATGTGGCAGACCAACTTGGCAGTCACATATATGGTCCCATTAACTCTAGCAGTCAAGTCGAGTGGTATAGTCAAACAGATTATCAAGGGAAAGATAATGAGAAAATTGATTATGTTTCAGAAACTAAAAGCTTTGACATTGTATCATCAACTGCTCAGAGGAATAGCCGAAGAGGTAGATCAATCAGAAAGACTTTTACAACAAAGACTACAAGGAAAGGCAAAACCAAAGTACCAATTCCATCTGGAGGTATCAAAATTGCAGTCCAGGGCAGAAAGAAGAGAAGTTGTCTGTCCAAATCAGCTCGTTCATCTGCTTGGGGATCATTGGGAAACGTTACACAACTCTTTGAGAATAGTAATGGACTTGAGGTCATTAATCAAGGATCACTGAAAGCAAATGGTGGAAGGAAAAGTGGAAAGCAAAAAAAGAAAGGGGCTACAATAAGATCACAAGGTTCCAGGAGAAAATCTAGTGCTTCAAATACTAATATCCGTTTGAAGGTTAAAATGGGGAAAGATGAATGTCAAAGTTTTATGACTGCCATGGTTCCCGAGGTTGTTGATACTTCAGCCTCATCTACTGCTAATGGTTGTGATTTTGGTACTGAATTGTGCTTGGAATCAGCAAAAGTTGCTAACGATGCTGAGGATGACTGGAGAAAAGATGAGATTACCACAGAGTTTAAGTGTTTAAGCACAAATCCAAGTGATTTTTTAAATGACTTGGACAGCAATGTGGTCTCAGAAAAGTCATCTAAAAAAGGGAGAGATTATTTTGGTGTTTCCTCCCATATGGTTGATTCATCAGGAGGGGCTACGGATGACAGGTGCAAAGATCCTGGAACTTCACCAGATTCCGAAGTTATTAATTTAATCCCTGATGCTCATGTTGATTTTAGAAGTCACGATGACTTCCATGGTGCTGTCACTTCTCCCAAAGATATTGCCACAACTGGAGATCTCATCAGCAATAAGAATGCAAAGAAGAAAAATAAGCTTTCTGGTTTAGGTAATAgtattgaagaagaaaaatcactTCATCCACTGAGAATGAACAAATCTAAACCATTGAAGCTAtatgagagaaaacaaaatagtAATAGTGGCATTAGCTCTAGCGAGAATCTTATTTCATCAGCCAGAGCAAATGCTTCAAGCAATTCATCAAGTAATATGGATCCATTGCACTTGTCAGAGGAgactgctgctgctactattaCTGCTGAGATATTCCAAGTTGAAAGTGGTACAGAAGTTGAAATACCCAGCAATCAAGATACTGGTGCTGATTTGTCAAAATTACAGAACTCCAAAAGTTCTTTTCCTGATGCTAAAACTAAAGGTCACAAAATTCGCAAAGGCAAGACCCAGGGCTCTGATTCAGGAATTAAAAGTGTCAATGTTTGCAGCCAGAAGGAAACCCAACGAAGTTCTGTTGGTAAGAAGAATACCAAGGAGAAGTCTGTTTGTGGTAACATTACTTGCAAAGAGGAAAGTCAACCAGAAGCAG GTGTCCATGTGGGAGATGGAAAAGTGAAAGCCAACTCTGGTGAAAATTTGGCTTGCTTAGAACCTAAGCCAAACATGTTACCAGGTTCTACCGGGGAGCAATATTTTCCTTTACGGAATGCTTGGGTGAGTTGTGATAATTGTCATAAATGGCGGCGCATACCGGCTGAAGATGCAGATACTATAGAAGAAATAAAGTGCACATG GACATGCAAGGACAACATGGATAAAAGCTTTGCTGATTGCTCGATCCCTCAAGAGAAGTCAAATGCAGATATTAACGCAGAATTGGAATTATCAGATGCCTCGGGGGAAGAAGATGTCTCTGGTATCCTTGTAAATCACGAGGTCTTAGAATGCAAGCGTCCAAGAG ATCCAAAAAAGACTGCTGCGTGTGTCAGTATTAGGACTAATCAGTATCTTCACCGTAGTCGGAAAACACAGACAATTGACGAG ATGATGATTTGCCAATGCAAACCTCCTTCAGATGGCCGGTTGGGTTGTGGAGATGATTGCCTGAATCGAGTGCTAAACATTGAATGTATGCAAGGGACCTGTCCGTGCAGAGACCTTTGTTCAAATCAGCAG TTTCAAAAACGCAAGTACGCAAAACTGGAGAAGTTTCGATGTGGGAAAAAAGGTTATGGGCTCAAGTTGCTTGAGGATATATCCAAAGGACAATTTCTTATTGAATATGTTGGGGAG GTGCTTGATATGCAAGCTTATGTGGCACGACAGAAAGAGTATGCTTTGAAGGGTCATAAACATTTCTACTTTATGACACTTAATTGCAATGAG GTCATAGATGCATGTGTAAAAGGAAATAAAGGACGGTTCATTAACCATAGCTGTGATCCAAATTGTCAGACAGAAAAG TGGATGGTGAATGGAGAGATTTGTATAGGACTCTTTGCATTGAGAGATATAAAGAAG GGTGAAGAAGTGACATTTGACTACAACTATGTCAGGGTATTTGGGGCTGCTGCCAAAAAGTGTTATTGTGGTTCTCCCCAATGCCGAGGTTATATTGGTGGTGATCCTCTTAACAAGGGAGACGGTAGTCAAAGTGGTTCAGATGAAGACTATCCAGTCCCCACGATGCTTCCCGATGATGGTGAGGGCGGCTTAATGCACAAAGCCAGTTCCTGTAATGATGTCATAGCACCAATTTCTGAGAGTAATCTGGACAAAAGAGATGAAAGGGATAAATACACTGCTGCTCTTGGGAAATTAGAGATTTCTACAGGAAAAGAGGACTCCATGAATTACTCTGCTTCTGTCATTTCCCATGTAGATGATGCATTAGAGTTGGACTTGAAGGGAAAATTGTCCATTTCTGATGAAACTTTAGAAATTTCCCAACAAAGAGACGATGTTACTTGTAAGCTCATTCCATCTGTTCATGAAAAATCGTCAAGCTCTTCTCAAAGATTTAATCGAACTTCACCTGTTGAGGTGCTCAGCAAATCCTTGCGTGATGGTGTTGATGGTAATAGGAGGTCCAAGTCCGACATTGCCGATGATAGGCTGCTTTCTTCTAAAGCTCATCCTAATATGAAAACTTCTCACTCATCCAATGTCCTTAAAAAAGGAAAAGTTAAGATTAATTCCCCAAATGCTAGCAAAGTTCAGATGTTAACCAAGAAATCTCAAGTGCTACATATCAGGCCCAAAAAAGCAATAGAAGGCTCTTTTGGTAACCGTTTTGAAGAAG TTGAGGAGAAACTTAATGATTTACTGGATGCTAATGGTGGAATAAGTAAGCGGAAA GATGCCCCCAAAGGCTACTTAAAGCTTTTATATCATACTGCCAAATCAGGTGATAGTGCCAATGGTGAACCTATTCAGAG AAATCGAGATCTTTCAATGATTCTTGATGCTCTTTTGAAAACAAAATCACGGCTGGTGTTGACTGATATAATCAATAACAATG GTTTGAGAATGCTACACAATATTATGAAGCAGTACAAAGCAGACTTTAAAAAGATACCTATTCTTCGGAAGCTTCTCAAG TTTTACGGAGTCAATTCTGTCACTGACAGAGCACGGTGA